Proteins encoded together in one Mugil cephalus isolate CIBA_MC_2020 chromosome 16, CIBA_Mcephalus_1.1, whole genome shotgun sequence window:
- the LOC125021973 gene encoding alpha-N-acetylgalactosaminide alpha-2,6-sialyltransferase 1-like translates to MAVRVTRTFSLLSVISLGIILFFLSWEGSETNFSWTSLSGNWTPRPAVLIPPPMKASTNAPAAETPMPVLSKKSFKKLPKWDFEDVYNQDGRPGQRTCPQSLRNSKDESFKKTFLPNIRLFLHKDNINMSEWNRLSHFNNPFGFMEYKYDDVMTSVKLIPKPTEPLLLPKPGGDGCVRCAVVGTAGILNASKAGAEIDSHDYVFRMNGALTKGFEEDVGNRTDVYVHTAHSITASRYLLKKYGYTGAPHDEGIKYVMIAEGLKDFRWLEGLLKGESVRAGPYRKSEPRPYYSGQYNESRFYVLHQDFLRYVRNRFLLSRNLNASYWWTVRPTNGAFTLLLALHTCDIVSAYGFMTEDHSKYSNYYYEKYIKTKVIFYSYHDYILEKNLWKSLHDRKILKLYQKSDSGPEKPKQP, encoded by the exons ATGGCAGTCCGAGTCACCAGGACATTTTCTCTGTTAAGTGTGATATCACTTggcattattcttttttttctatcatgGGAAGGTTCAGAAACAAACTTCAg CTGGACAAGTTTGTCAGGGAACTGGACTCCACGTCCTGCCGTATTAATCCCACCACCCATGAAAGCTTCTACAAATGCACCTGCAGCTGAGACGCCAATGCCCGTCCTCTCCAAGAAATCCTTCAAGAAGCTTCCAAAGTGGGATTTTGAGGATGTTTATAACCAGGATGGCCGTCCTGGACAGAGA ACCTGTCCCCAGTCTCTGAGAAACTCAAAGGATGAGAGCTTCAAGAAGACTTTTCTTCCCAACATAcgtttgtttctgcacaaagACAACATCAACATGAGCGAATGGAACCgactttcacattttaacaatccTTTTGGTTTTATGGAGTACAAGTACGACG ATGTGATGACTTCAGTGAAGCTGATTCCAAAGCCAACAGAGCCTCTGCTCCTTCCAAAACCAGGAGGTGATGGCTGTGTGCGCTGTGCCGTGGTGGGTACCGCAGGAATCCTCAATGCATCCAAAGCTGGTGCAGAGATCGACTCTCATGATTATGTTTTCCG gaTGAACGGGGCCTTGACCAAGGGTTTTGAGGAGGACGTAGGAAACAGAACAGATGTGTACGTTCACACAGCCCACTCCATCACCGCATCGCGATACTTGTTGAAGAAGTACGGCTACACGGGTGCCCCTCATGATGAG GGGATAAAGTACGTCATGATTGCTGAAGGATTGAAAGACTTCCGGTGGCTGGAGGGTCTTCTGAAAGGAGAAAGTGTCCGTGCCGGCCCGTACCGCAAATCAGA GCCAAGACCATACTACTCAGGGCAGTACAACGAGAGCCGCTTCTACGTTCTGCACCAAGACTTCCTCCGATACGTACGAAACAG GTTCCTGTTGTCTCGTAATCTGAATGCTTCATACTGGTGGACAGTCAGACCAACCAATGGGGCTTTCACTCTTTTGCTGGCTCTGCACACCTGTGACATA GTGAGTGCATACGGGTTCATGACGGAAGACCACAGCAAatactccaactactactaTGAGAAGTACATTAAAACCAAGGTCATTTTCTACAGCTACCACGACTATATTCTGGAGAAGAATTTGTGGAAAAGTCTTCACGACAGGAAAATACTTAAGCTATATCAGAAATCTGACTCAGGGCCAGAAAAGCCGAAGCAACCTTAA